In one window of Ruminococcus hominis DNA:
- a CDS encoding type IV toxin-antitoxin system AbiEi family antitoxin domain-containing protein, producing the protein MDYIEEIKCIARNSGGYVRTSQIEELGISRPMIKRYKESGLLEQVSRGIYSVTNEILDEYVVLQKHCNKAIFSYGTALYLWGMSDRTPHIFDITVPQGTHTSHLKKVNEDLRFHYVKSDFYEIGITQTISPQGGNVFLYDKERCICDLVRNKDKIEMQLYSQAIKEYFKGKSNQRKLLKYSKIFNVEDKVRVYMEVLM; encoded by the coding sequence TTGGATTATATAGAAGAAATTAAGTGTATAGCTCGAAATAGCGGGGGATATGTCAGGACTTCTCAGATAGAGGAACTTGGTATTAGCAGACCGATGATTAAAAGATACAAGGAATCAGGACTACTGGAACAGGTTAGCAGAGGAATTTATAGTGTAACAAATGAGATTTTGGATGAATATGTAGTATTGCAAAAACATTGTAATAAAGCAATTTTTTCTTATGGAACAGCACTATATTTGTGGGGAATGTCAGATCGGACACCACACATATTTGACATAACTGTACCACAGGGCACACATACATCACATTTAAAAAAAGTAAACGAGGATTTAAGATTTCATTATGTAAAATCAGATTTTTATGAGATTGGTATAACGCAGACAATATCTCCACAAGGAGGAAATGTTTTTCTATATGATAAAGAACGATGCATATGTGATCTTGTTCGTAATAAGGATAAGATAGAAATGCAGTTATACAGTCAGGCAATTAAAGAGTATTTTAAAGGAAAGAGCAATCAGAGAAAACTATTGAAATATTCGAAAATATTTAATGTTGAAGATAAAGTAAGGGTATATATGGAGGTATTAATGTGA
- a CDS encoding nucleotidyl transferase AbiEii/AbiGii toxin family protein — translation MKTPEQLKGKIRSIAEKKNLRSQEVLQMYLFERILERLAKSPYSKNFILKGGLLISSMMGISERTTMDMDTTVRGITMEEDEIVEVIKSILLVPVNDGIEFTYESIEPIRDDDAYNNFRAHIKAHYGKINAPMKIDITTGDSITPGAVRYEYPLSFDEESVEIMAYSLETILAEKYETIIRRNIGTTRARDYYDLHMLYRQHHDEVRIDILREAVLHTAKKRESLEEIYDWEEILKDISEEPALYKLWERYAEETSYAREYSFDDVLNTVETIGRELNIRKSL, via the coding sequence GTGAAAACACCAGAACAGCTAAAAGGGAAAATAAGAAGTATTGCAGAAAAAAAGAATCTGCGTTCTCAAGAAGTACTACAGATGTATCTGTTTGAAAGAATATTAGAGAGATTAGCAAAATCACCTTATTCAAAAAATTTTATACTTAAAGGCGGATTGCTAATATCTTCAATGATGGGAATAAGTGAACGAACTACGATGGATATGGATACAACAGTTCGTGGAATTACTATGGAAGAAGATGAAATTGTAGAAGTAATAAAAAGCATCTTATTGGTTCCTGTAAATGATGGAATTGAATTTACATATGAATCAATAGAGCCGATTAGAGATGACGATGCTTACAATAATTTCAGAGCACATATAAAAGCTCATTATGGTAAGATTAATGCACCGATGAAAATAGATATTACAACGGGTGACAGCATTACGCCAGGAGCGGTAAGATATGAATATCCGTTATCTTTTGACGAGGAAAGTGTTGAGATAATGGCATATTCACTTGAGACAATTCTTGCAGAAAAATATGAAACAATTATCAGAAGAAATATTGGAACCACACGTGCACGAGATTATTATGATTTACATATGTTATATCGGCAGCACCATGATGAGGTTCGTATAGATATATTGAGGGAGGCAGTTTTACATACAGCTAAGAAAAGAGAATCATTAGAAGAAATTTATGATTGGGAAGAAATCTTAAAAGACATATCGGAAGAACCAGCATTATATAAGCTATGGGAAAGATACGCAGAAGAAACCAGTTATGCAAGGGAATATTCGTTTGATGATGTCTTAAATACTGTTGAGACTATAGGCAGAGAATTAAATATCAGGAAAAGCTTATAA
- a CDS encoding PucR family transcriptional regulator, producing the protein MAYTVKQLLESKQFPDMRLVTCKENLNQEIKGIRIIEIEDMERYLTGGELLLTNMKVYFGETDREFRKHLNELEKKQVSGFIIKQHPDMVQKVNYYDILLKFCSERNIPVIEISEDEYYWGIIKYVILQIYDENIARLIYFKLTHDNISNMLLDGENFEDPTKNILFLLSSMIGNPVALYYSNLTCCASTTQDLSDFVFEKNVEKYKPDIVTRFEYKKQRKEHTQYITKIHVLGRVEVYLVVTEVNMPLTILDYMALENAVFTLQYSFMETYARNEIEKKYQRDIEYSLLNGLLTGDELSKAARMLKLEDTDQYCVVSFHTISSNSEDYYTKEELEEIGVIEGEIQRLLPDEHIYRNLNQIVCIHEIKPGETQAGFREEMEKLYQTVQKQIFHRNKTTDFQIGIGGIVNGYGDLKKSFNDSKKIIDYMDMLRYLYGDKNISVADFSKLGFFRIFEKIKNRDELMEYVPESLVKLYWYDKEHDGELIETLQAYLDCDKSANKAAEKLYVNYRTLSGRLKKIRDISGIDFKNSAEMLAVRNGIVLFKMAETL; encoded by the coding sequence ATGGCTTATACGGTAAAACAATTATTAGAATCGAAACAATTTCCTGATATGAGATTAGTGACATGTAAAGAAAATCTGAATCAGGAAATTAAAGGTATACGAATTATCGAAATAGAAGATATGGAAAGATATCTGACTGGAGGAGAGCTTCTTCTTACAAATATGAAAGTGTATTTCGGAGAAACGGACAGAGAGTTTCGGAAACATTTGAATGAACTGGAGAAGAAACAGGTCAGTGGATTTATTATAAAGCAGCATCCGGACATGGTACAGAAAGTCAATTATTATGATATTTTATTAAAGTTTTGTTCGGAACGTAATATTCCAGTGATAGAAATTTCGGAAGATGAGTATTATTGGGGTATTATAAAATATGTTATTCTGCAGATCTATGATGAAAATATCGCACGGTTGATTTATTTCAAATTGACACACGACAATATTTCTAACATGTTATTGGATGGAGAGAATTTTGAAGATCCAACTAAAAATATTTTATTTCTATTGTCTTCTATGATTGGCAATCCGGTAGCGTTATATTATAGTAACTTAACTTGCTGTGCGTCCACAACGCAGGATCTGTCTGATTTTGTATTTGAGAAAAATGTTGAGAAATATAAACCGGATATTGTTACCAGATTTGAATACAAAAAACAGAGAAAAGAGCATACGCAATATATTACAAAAATACATGTGTTAGGTCGGGTAGAAGTTTATTTGGTAGTCACGGAAGTGAATATGCCATTAACAATACTGGACTATATGGCATTGGAAAATGCTGTTTTTACTTTACAGTATAGTTTTATGGAAACATATGCTCGAAATGAGATAGAAAAAAAATATCAACGAGATATTGAATATAGCTTGCTTAATGGTTTATTAACGGGCGATGAATTGAGTAAAGCTGCAAGAATGCTAAAATTGGAAGATACAGATCAATATTGTGTGGTAAGTTTTCATACGATTTCAAGCAATAGCGAAGATTATTATACAAAAGAAGAATTAGAAGAAATCGGAGTGATAGAAGGCGAGATTCAGAGATTACTTCCAGATGAACATATTTACCGGAATTTGAATCAGATTGTGTGTATTCATGAAATTAAGCCTGGGGAAACACAAGCAGGGTTCCGGGAAGAAATGGAAAAATTATATCAGACAGTACAGAAGCAGATTTTTCACAGAAATAAGACAACGGATTTTCAGATTGGCATTGGAGGTATTGTTAATGGATATGGAGATTTGAAAAAATCTTTTAATGATTCAAAGAAAATCATAGACTATATGGATATGCTCAGATATCTCTATGGTGATAAGAATATATCGGTAGCCGATTTTTCTAAGCTCGGTTTTTTCCGGATTTTTGAAAAAATCAAAAATCGTGATGAACTGATGGAATATGTGCCAGAGTCACTTGTGAAATTATATTGGTATGATAAAGAACATGATGGAGAACTGATTGAAACGCTGCAGGCGTATCTGGACTGTGATAAGAGTGCGAATAAAGCAGCTGAAAAACTCTATGTAAATTATCGTACTCTTTCAGGGCGATTGAAAAAAATAAGAGATATTTCTGGCATTGATTTCAAGAATTCTGCTGAGATGCTGGCTGTTAGAAATGGAATCGTTTTATTCAAAATGGCAGAAACACTGTAA
- the lepB gene encoding signal peptidase I, with protein MKKKQVEKEQNNEKQLPRQETTLGEDIFQLLLKIVLIILAVILVFTFMYGMARNNDVSMKPAIKDGDLVMYYRLDKRFVSGDIAVFKKDGRTTTGRVVAVAGDTVDITKDGLMINGATQISQDIYFDTTQFQNGVDFPITVGEGQIFVLGDNRPEASDSRIYGCINVKDVKGKVIAVIRTRGI; from the coding sequence ATGAAAAAGAAACAGGTTGAGAAAGAACAGAATAATGAGAAACAGCTTCCCAGACAGGAAACGACACTGGGAGAAGATATCTTTCAGCTGTTATTGAAGATTGTTCTTATCATTTTGGCGGTCATCCTTGTTTTTACATTTATGTACGGGATGGCGAGAAACAATGACGTATCTATGAAACCAGCAATAAAAGATGGTGATCTGGTCATGTATTATCGACTGGACAAGCGTTTTGTGTCCGGTGATATTGCAGTATTTAAGAAAGATGGCAGAACAACCACAGGCAGGGTTGTAGCAGTAGCAGGTGATACCGTGGATATTACAAAAGACGGTTTGATGATTAACGGTGCTACGCAGATTTCACAGGATATATACTTTGATACTACACAGTTTCAAAATGGAGTTGACTTCCCAATCACCGTTGGAGAAGGTCAGATATTTGTACTGGGTGATAACAGACCGGAGGCGTCAGATAGCAGAATCTATGGCTGTATCAATGTAAAAGATGTCAAAGGAAAAGTTATAGCGGTTATTCGGACCAGAGGAATCTAA